CTGCAGAATGGAATTTTCCACTTTCATCACACCAGAAACAGGATTGAGTTCACACACCAATGTGCTACAACATAAACAAAGAACAAACCTGATTTTCTATAAGAGCTGTGAGAGGTAAATAATCAAACAAGTCCGTGAAGTACTTCCACACGTTTGCATTTCCATATTTCCGTAAGCATTCATCATAGAAGCCATACCTGTAGCCAAACACTACATGTAAAGAGCACCCTAGCACTTTGGGTGCAGTTGTATAGTTGCATTTCACAATGCAGACTGATGCAAGAAAACAACTGAAACAATGTATACTTTATCGCAAACCATGTTGTTATTGGAAGCAAATTTCAGAGTTCTATCAACATCATATATTGAAGCAATTGTGGTTTCAATAGTAAGCGTGATGTTGTGACCCAGAAACATCCTTTCCACGCATCAATAACTGGTTAATTCATTACAAGTCCCGCAAAGAAGCTAAGTTGTGTCTATAAGATATGTTGAGACAATCTCATGCCATAGAAAGAATGCAAGTAATCGATCATTGTACCAAAAACCAGCCAGTTGTTAAATTAACCAACTGGAATATTGTGAAGTTAATTTAGTTGTTCAACTCTAAACAGGAATCTATAATTGAAgtcgcaatttttttttcaatctaaCTAAGCTAGCGGAATAATGCGATTTGCaactttttatttatttttttcaatctaGATAATGGTACGAAGATGAAGGCCTGACAAGCATGGAAATAGAGAGTGTGGATTGGAAGGTTAGACAAAAATGTGTAAAGAGAGGTTCCTCACTTTCTTTGTGGAATGTTGTTGAGGGCTTAGAGGGCTAGGCCCCCACTAAGGATAAACTACAATATCCAAAAATTACAAAACCACTAGATCTGCAGCTGCAGGTTCAGGATTCTGTATCCATACCACTTCTCCACATTCTAATCCACTCTAGAAAATGTTTCTACCTCAAAATCAACATTCACTCAGATTTAGAATGTGGATAGAGACAGAGTTCAAGTTCTATTAGCATCCAATTCAAATGTAGATAAAAAAAGGAGCTTGCTTAGCCTAACTTCAGCATCACCTTATGACTTTCTGAAGCTGAAGCTAGGTCAAAAATGTGGAGCTCATTCGGCCCCTCTTGTAAACCTAAGCTCCTTTCTACTATCACAAAATCCAAAAGACACTTACACCATGGAGTTCAAGAAAATAATACAGCAACCAGAGAAAAACATAAGTTTTGTGCCATAAATTGATTTAATTCACAGCCGTTACGTGATCACATATGTAGTCCAAATACTATGCTAAGTTAATATTTACAAGCATCTGATGCCCTTTACCAAGTAATGTTACTATCTTCAACAAGGATCGTGAATGAAAATGAAGCAAAGAAATCCAAAATGCATAATGACCTGAGTATTACGAGAAAGCAACTGATACGGCCAGAAGATAAAGATAACAATTGCCCTAATTCTCTTGACACTCAAACTTTTAAGTGCATTTTGTACCAAACATTATTATGGACTCAATGTCCAGTAAATAGCCCATTTCAAACTTAACCATTTTAGGAAACTTTACTTAATAGTGCCCTCCTTTTCTTAAGTAATTGTAACAAGAAAAATCCTATGCTGAAAGAAACTCTCTACTGCTGTAGAGTACAACTAGAGGAATAGGAACTCACACTTGAGTTATTTGTCTGCTCTCATGATTTCCTCTCAATATTGTGATTCTGTCTCTATAACGTACTTTTAGAGCCACTAACAGGGTCACCGTCTCCACTGAGTAGTAGCCACGGTCTGCAGAAAATACCCATAGTCAATTCAACTATGGTATGGAAACAAATAAATGCATCAAAAAACAATATAAAATATAGATAGAAAGAAAAGCAGCTTCCTTAGTCCCTTAACAACATAACTTAAAAAGTAgcatttcattgaaaataagATTGTAAGAGTGCTTTGCGTGTATGGCCAGTGTAACCAATAGAGTAACCGAACTAAGCAGACGACAAAAATAAAGGCTGCATCCTTATTTGTTAATCTAGCAGTAGAGAACAAGCCCTGCATGCCATAAAACTTAAAAGGTTCACACACTTTCAGTTTCCAAGAAACCTTCGACCTTCTCATGCACTTCATATACATGGTAGCCAGAAATGTTTTCTATGTACGCCGTCAGTATATCACTATAGATGAGAAAATCATGGCAAGGCAAGGAAaacaattaaaaatatacatttCCATTTAAAAATATGCATGGTAAACATTAACTGCTCATCCGAGAGGGGGAGAGAGTTTGAAGTCAGTCAACAGATATTCACTAATCCATAACATCATGAAACAGTTACTGATTTGTTCGAGAGAGAAAAACAGTTATTGATCTATAAAGCAACAGTAACGAAGAAACGATCAGTTTGAACAATCCATTTAGCATCAGTAAGCCCATCGCAGGTGCTCTAGCCCCCAAGCCCGAGCACATGAGCACCTCAATTTTCCAGCAGGATCTATTGAAATTAGTAACTAATAATCACCAGAGAATCAGATCGAGCCACCTCACAAATCCACAGATCGACGGAAGCCCAGCACGAGTCGCGGGAGGCTAGAAGAGGCGGGGGAACTGACCGACGTAGTCGCCCATGAAGAGGTAGTTGGTGTCGGGGGCGTCGCCTCCGATGCGGAAAAGCTCGATGAGGTCGTAGAACTGGCCGTGGATGTCGCCGCAGACGGTGACGGGGCAGCGCACGGGCTGCACGTTCCACTCCTCCATGAGGATCGCCTTGGCCTGCTCGCAGAGCGCCTtgacctccgcctccgccaggAACTTGCACTCCCGCAGCTGCGAGATCTGGCGGTCCAGATCCGCGTGCGACGGcatcgccgctgccgctccgctCTACCTCAAccgccccttcccttcccttcccttcccctcccctcccctcccctcccctccccttacctagttccctccgccgccggcgcagccgaggagggggaggagcgcCGGACCCGGCGAgcccgccggcgaggagggccGCGGGGGCGCGCGGGGGCTTCGAGGGGATCGACGAGGAGTGAGGTGgaagcggaggaggtggaggtgctaGCGCTCATGCCTCCATTTCTTCTCACGCTTCGCGGTGTTTGTTCGTGGATGGGGGGAGgaatttttccaattttttcttttcctcgcTGTCTTGGGTATTTGTTTTGGATTTGGCTTTCGGCTTTTGGGTTTGGTTTGGTGATTTGGTCCTTGGTCAGAATAATTTTATGCGTTGTTTATGAGAGAAAAGGTGAGGGCGGCGTACTTTCCAGGTGGAGGGAGTAGAGAATGACAGGATGTTTCGTGGTGGTCTGGTGGCTGTCTGTGGGTTCTTCGGGGTGTTTGGTTAGTCCACTTCGTAACCATCGAATACTCGGACgctaattatgaggactaaatataaattataaaactaattatattgATAGAGGCTAACTCACGAGATGAATCtcttaagcctaattaatctattattagcaaatggttaatgtagtattatattatcaaatcatggactaattaggcttcatagattcgtctcgtaaattagttTCCATTTggacaattggttttgtaattagtcctaattagtatctaaacattcgatgtgataggaattttaggacctcctaaagaaacaaatacCCATTAGGTGATTGTTCGAACTTTGGATGAATTAGTCATGTTTTAACCTACCTCTGTTTTaaggtttttttcttttaaactgGGAGCCGAAAAACTTAACCGgaactttttttcaaaaatttgttAGAGTTGCGAGAACTTGACCtgaattgtttttttaaaaaaaattcaaaatcgGACACGGAGAGCCATCCAATTATAAAAACCGGACAAGTTTGACCTTTTGAGTGGTTTCAagagtggttttgcattttctaaaaatttaaaaagttagATTTAACTAAAAAACTTATAACGAATTTATTTCAAATCAAAAAAATGTCAAATTAGtgccaatttttttaaaaaatataaccTATCTGTTGGTGTTCTATTTGGCATTATTGCAACCTTAATTGTTCATATTCCTTGTGTTTTATTATGAACAATAAAACATTATAAATAGTAACAAATATGATGCAAAGAATTTCAAATAGAGCGCTAACAAATGGcctacatttttttagaaaacttaTGGTACCagcttcatattttttggatttgaaatgaattagttatatttttaattaaatcaaaatttttaatttctagaaaatgcaaaacaaCCCAAAGGACCAAATTACCCGGTTTTGATAGTTGGATGGCCCTCCCTGTCCAGTTTTGTAGTTACAGGATGAAATTAGACTTTTGCTATAGTTGGATGGTTGGAGTTACGTTGATTTATAAAACTTTTTAATCTTTGAATTTCACAAAACAACCTAAACTACATGAAAATTTACATAATGATACAAAAACTCAACATATTTGCATATTCAAATTCCCAtggtgtttggctagattttttttccacaTATGCAAATGCACTCAGGTCTATTTAGAGTTTCTTTCAAAAGGATAATACTTCAGTTCTTAAATATATAGCATCATTGACTTTTTTCATTCGTTTGACTATTCTTCTTTTCcataaatatttttgcaaatagacaAATCTACAAGTTATTAAAATACTTTTGACAATAGATGTAGTGGTactcattttattttattttattttatttaaactaatttattaaatagatattgttggtcaaagttagagtAAAAAGTCAACGGCATTACatatttaaaacggagggagtagttactATTTCGCTTCCGCTGGTTAAAACCTACACAAATATTTATCAAAAGATGAAAATATTATGTTTAAATAGATCTGAGTATTTTACGAGCCGAGCtggaaaaaaattcagctcATTTCAGGTCGAAAATTTATGCCCACAAAAGTCCTCGTCGGGCCGAGTATCATATCAAAGTTAAGCATGGATCATATGTTAACCATGCTTGATAACGAGTTAACATATGATCGATGCCGACTTTGATTCCGCTTCTTTGACAAGTTTTTTTGATAGCTTCATTCTTCTCGTGCACTATTTGCGTAAATCAAATGATACGGTACTAGTCTTTTTTAATCATTGATAGTTTTCTAGTCTTACACGCTGACATGATGAATAAAGATAAAGTAATGGCTATTATATTAAGTAACATAACATACTCCGTCCGACTTAAAATACGACATCTTAGAGATTTTAGACatattactatttgttttggcttttctaaatacgtACCTTTTGATACgcacctaaatatata
Above is a genomic segment from Setaria viridis chromosome 4, Setaria_viridis_v4.0, whole genome shotgun sequence containing:
- the LOC117853006 gene encoding serine/threonine-protein phosphatase PP2A-1 catalytic subunit; the protein is MPSHADLDRQISQLRECKFLAEAEVKALCEQAKAILMEEWNVQPVRCPVTVCGDIHGQFYDLIELFRIGGDAPDTNYLFMGDYVDRGYYSVETVTLLVALKVRYRDRITILRGNHESRQITQVYGFYDECLRKYGNANVWKYFTDLFDYLPLTALIENQVFCLHGGLSPSLDTLDNIRALDRIQEVPHEGPMCDLLWSDPDDRCGWGISPRGAGYTFGQDIAQQFNHTNGLSLISRAHQLVMEGFNWCQDKNVVTVFSAPNYCYRCGNMAAILEIGENMDQNFLQFDPAPRQIEPDMTRKTPDYFL